Below is a genomic region from Triticum dicoccoides isolate Atlit2015 ecotype Zavitan chromosome 5A, WEW_v2.0, whole genome shotgun sequence.
GATTTTAGCTTTCTCGATTATCTATTAATAAAAAAATTTCATATTCCCACCGGTAGCGTTCGATCGATGCTAAAAAAAAAGTAGCGTTCGATTGAAACCCGACCCGCACCAGATCTCACCAGATCCCATCGTCCAGCTCCCTTTCCGTAACAGCGACCAGCCAACAAACGGACCAGAAAATGCCAATTTCAGCTCCAGAATCGTGGCGACGATTGCTGTGGGCAGCTCTCCTCGTCGCTCCGCTCGCCGCTCTGCTCTACCAGTTCCCGATCCAATTCCCCGGCGCCCCGTACACAAAGGCCGTCCCCGCCATGGACGCCGGCGCCGAGCTGGAGCTGGAGTACGACATGCCGGGCGTCCTGCGCGTGCACAAGAGCGGCCGCGTCGAGCGCTTCGACGGCGTCGAGACCGTCCCGCCCTGCCCCTCCGGGGACCCCGCCAACGGCGTCGCCTCCAAGGACGTCGTCCTCGACCCCGCGGCCAGCATCCACGCCCGCCTCTAcctcccctccgccgccgccgccgccgcggagccCGGCAAGAAGCTCCCCGTCGTCGTCTTCTTCCACGGCGGCGCCTTCTTCGTCCACACCGCCGCCTCCCCGCTCTACCACAGGTACtgcgcctccctcgccgccgcggtccccgccgtcgtcgtctcggccgACTACCGCCTCGCCCCGGAGCACCCACTCCCGGCCGCCTACGACGACGCCTTCGCGGCCCTCAAGGCGGTCGTCGGCGCGTGCCGCCCCGACGGCGCCGAGCCCTGGCTCGCCGCGCACGGGGACGCCTCCCGCGTCGTCCTCGCGGGGGACAGCGCCGGGGCCAACATGGCGCACGCCACGGCGATACGGCTGGGGAAGGAGGGCATCGACGGCCACGGCGGCAAGGTGAGCGGCGTGGCGCTCCTGAACCCCTACTTCTGGGGGAAGGAGCCGGTGGGCGGGGAGCCGACCGACGCCGGGTACCGCGGCGGCTTCGAGCGCGCGTGGGAGGTGATCTGCAGCGGCAGGTTCGGGCCCGACCACCCGTACATCAACCCGGCGGCGTCCCCGGTGGAGTGGAGGCGGCTCGGGAGCGGCCGCGTGCTGGTGACCACGGCGGAGCACTGCTGGTTCGTGGAGCGGGCGCGCGCGTACGCGGAGGGGATCAAGGCGTGCGGGTGGGACGGCGAGCTCCAGTTCCACGAGACCAAGGGCGAGGCGCATGTCTACTTCCTGCCCAAGTACGACTCGGACACCGCCGTCAAGGAGCTCGCCATGGTGGCCGATTTCGTCAGGCGCTGTTGAGGTTTTGCTTCTTCGCCCGGTGAATGATTCGGCAGCAAAGGAGCACACAGTTTGTGATGTATTTCATGCTTTTTTTGTTATACATTTGTATGAAGTTCGTAAGACTGGTTgatgaatactccctccgtcctgaaatTCATGTCGCAGCTGCCATTTTGCAATTTACTCCTCATCCTTTTCCCGACAAAACCCGAAGTCCCTCTGTGTAGTCGCTTTCTTCCTCCTTACTCTCCGACCAGCCGGCGCCGCCTGCGCCGCTCCCCTCCACGCAGCTCCAAGCCGCCTGCGCCTTCTCTCCCTTCCCCGTGGTTCCTCTCCCTCCCCAGCGCCGGCGCCCTCTACCTTGCGCGCGTCACCGGCGCTCTCTTCTTCTCGCATGTCCCTCCGCATCGGTGAAAATGTGATTTTTtttccctccggcactccgatctgCAGCGGTCGTGCTCAATCTACGTTGGGGACTACCAAGACGGTGCGACGGAGCTGCTTCTGTCGGTCGCCTGCACGGAGCTGCTGCTACCGGTCGTCAGGTGAGGAGCGCGTCTCCTGCAGCCGCGGCTACCTGGCCACGCAGCAGCGGCGACGGGATGGTGGCGGCAAGGGGGATCCTCCGTCTGCTCTAGGACTCCACACGGCCAAGGGGGCGAGCTCCTCCGTCCGCTCTAGGACTCCACACGGCCAAGGGAGCGAGCTCCTCCGTCCACTCTAGGACTCCACCGCCAAGGGGGCACGCCCTTGCATCCGGGAGGTGCTCGAGCTTGTCAAAGGTGCCCCTCCCCttctgtgatgccccgagaccgatgtgccaggtgtcctccagttattcgttgttgttgccttgtcttttgcttgcgtgtcgcatcttgccatgtcatcatacgcattgcatcatcatgttttaaaaacttgcatccgttagggttctccgagttctctccattgtccgttctgagcccaacctcacttgcacgcgcccgcggcacgtctgaaatattattttataagtggccggaaaatgttctcggaatgggttgaaagttggcgtgtggtcttgttttagtgtagatagaccgcgtgtcaagtttcattgcattcggagttcgtttgatagtccaaccgttaaatatagcggcaatagtagccggtctaacgtcggacgttttcggtctccggaaacagttgccgggctgcactcctctcctctcatctcagcccaacctctcttcacagcccactacctaccgccaggtccaacctaacctctctcctcagcccgcggccctcctcgcgcgcgcgtccgaaaagttgtcccggacccgacccgagcagtcgtcaccgtcgtgtccggatcatccccaaacgtctgcaaaacatcaccgttttcttatttggcctCCCTAGCCTATGTTTTCCTGACCGTCCGATTCTGATCGAAGGGACGAGTTAGCCCCTAACCTTACCTACTCGCTATATATATTAGTCTAAGctgagaccaaatccctaatttctagggatcctctagccgccgccgccccgtctcatCACCCAGCTCGGGATCCCCATCCCACCAACCACCACAACCCGAGCTCCACCTTGTTTTCCCCACCGGACCAATCCATCGATCCACCTCCCTCCATCGATCCCCGAGCGCCCCTGCAGCCTCCCGCGTCTGATCCAGGGAGAGCAGCACCCTCCTGTGCTCCTCCACGACGTGCTCCTTCCACCGAGCCCCGCGCCTCTCCTCCAGTTCGCCTGCCGTCGCCCCTGGAGAGCAGTCCTACCGGCGACCACCAGCAGGCCAGACCGCCTCCCATGCTTTATCCTTTctcttcctttccctctctctctctctggccgcTCTGACCTCCCCTGCTCTCCATCTTTCCTCTTTGGACAGAAGCAGGTCGCTCCCCTCGTCCAGTTCGAGATTCGGAGGATCCCCGTCGTCAGCCACCTCGAGCCACCCCACGCCAAGTCCCGCTGCCAACGCCTCCCGCATCGTGCCCGGTTCCACGCCCTCCGTCCTTCGCTTCCGCGCCGGAGATCCCTGACGCCGCTGCTCTGCTCTGCTTCTTCTCGAGCAGAGGAGTGCGGCCGCTACCCTCTGCTTCGCCTGCTCGATCTGGCCAAGCGAGCGCCTCTTCCGCGTTGACCCCGTCGTCGATCGCGCCTCACCCAGCTGGCTGGGTCACAGCCTCGTCAAGGCCCAGCGCCTCAAAGCCGAGCCGACCGCTTCGGCCTGCCTCCTCCCCGTGTCAACGGGCTCGGCCCATGGTGAGCGGTCCTGCCAAGCCAGCCTCTGCTACAAGCCACTCCACGGGTTCAAGGCCTcgaaggcccaatgtgagcagtccagtcccagccagattcggcccgatgCGTGTTTTTTTTCCTCTGTTGCGATTTTAGTATTTATCCGGAGActccagttttacagaaaagaccctcatgttcatgcatataataactcacaattcgtgcatcggattaaaatgttttatatatgaaacttgcttagaatttcatctagtttaataatatgcaactttcatccatgtttaaaatgtctaaactcatgtttgtttaaatttgctcctatgccatgctaaaatgatttaattcataactaaataaccgtaactccgaatttaataaactttatatgtaaatggggtagaattttgcctagtttaacatggtggcctcactttgcatgtttaaaaactctaaaatattgttaagggcagaacagtaccaaactttaaaatatgcatatgaggagtttccggaaattgttgttcgttgtttccggcctcatttaaacttgactagatagctagttttcatttgcttcacctcttgccatgctaaccacatttaatcttgttgggtacataaacgagagagaactaaataagtcatgtggtgtttcgtcaatatgcaacggagttgcatattgagctccacttaatctgtaggattgtttgtgcacttcgccatgccatgccatgtatcattaa
It encodes:
- the LOC119301866 gene encoding probable carboxylesterase 7 encodes the protein MPISAPESWRRLLWAALLVAPLAALLYQFPIQFPGAPYTKAVPAMDAGAELELEYDMPGVLRVHKSGRVERFDGVETVPPCPSGDPANGVASKDVVLDPAASIHARLYLPSAAAAAAEPGKKLPVVVFFHGGAFFVHTAASPLYHRYCASLAAAVPAVVVSADYRLAPEHPLPAAYDDAFAALKAVVGACRPDGAEPWLAAHGDASRVVLAGDSAGANMAHATAIRLGKEGIDGHGGKVSGVALLNPYFWGKEPVGGEPTDAGYRGGFERAWEVICSGRFGPDHPYINPAASPVEWRRLGSGRVLVTTAEHCWFVERARAYAEGIKACGWDGELQFHETKGEAHVYFLPKYDSDTAVKELAMVADFVRRC